Proteins encoded within one genomic window of Ranitomeya variabilis isolate aRanVar5 chromosome 4, aRanVar5.hap1, whole genome shotgun sequence:
- the LOC143767574 gene encoding olfactory receptor 5AR1-like encodes MVSAVAAQAAGAQLGVECSSSGSPHKQKTMYKVASRNESDIVQFTILCFSNLPHLQLPHFMIFLIIYLNIIFGNIAVLVTIVFDPHLHTPMYIFLSNLSVLDIFYTSTTLPKLLLMLSTQHKIMSLVGCITQMYFFLYFASMEMNLLTVMAYDRYVAVCHPLHYTILIRPRTCLVAAIFLGFASLLESISFPVLVSKLSFCSSNQIDHFFCDISPLLKLSCSDTTNVNYTIYVLGTLFGLTTFMMTLVSYIYIVLNIMKIHSAVGKSKTFSTCASHLTSVLLYYGTIMSLYMRPKSMYSSRQDKFFSLLCIVLIPLLNPAIYTLKNKQFKDAFKKLINVILSSKNR; translated from the exons GTCCGCGGTGGCGGCCCAGGCGGCCGGAGCTCAGCTAGGGGTGGAGTGCAGCAGCTCCGGTTCACCCCACAAGCAG aaGACCATGTATAAAGTAGCATCAAGAAACGAGTCAGACATAGTACAGTTCACAATCCTGTGTTTCTCCAACCTTCCTCACCTTCAATTGCCTCATTTTATGATATTTTTAATAATCTACCTTAATATAATATTTGGAAACATTGCAGTTCTTGTGACAATTGTCTTCGATCCTCACCTGCACACTCCTATGTATATATTTTTGAGTAACCTCTCAGTTCTGGATATTTTCTATACTTCTACCACTCTACCCAAACTTCTTCTTATGCTTTCTACTCAACACAAGATCATGTCACTGGTCGGGTGTATAACACAGATGTATTTTTTCCTGTACTTTGCTTCTATGGAAATGAACCTTCTTACAGTTATGGCATATGACCGGTATGTGGCAGTCTGCCATCCGCTCCACTATACCATACTCATAAGACCAAGAACCTGTCTTGTTGCGGCCATCTTCCTAGGGTTTGCTTCATTATTAGAATCTATTTCCTTTCCAGTTTTAGTCTCTAAATTATCTTTTTGTTCATCAAACCAAATTGAtcattttttttgtgacatttctCCATTGCTGAAGCTTTCCTGTTCTGATACCACAAATGTTAATTATACGATATACGTTCTAGGTACACTGTTTGGATTGACCACATTCATGATGACTTTGGTTTCTTACATTTATATTGTATTAAATATCATGAAAATTCACTCTGCAGTTGGAAAAAGTAAAACTTTCTCAACCTGCGCCTCCCATCTCACCTCTGTACTTTTATATTATGGCACTATTATGTCGTTATATATGAGACCCAAATCAATGTATTCTTCAAGACAGGACAAGTTTTTCTCTCTTCTGTGTATCGTACTGATCCCGTTGCTCAATCCTGCAATTTACACTCTGAAGAATAAACAATTTAAAGATGCTTTTAAAAAATTAATAAATGTCATACTGTCTTCAAAAAATAGATAA